A DNA window from Chloroflexi bacterium ADurb.Bin180 contains the following coding sequences:
- the wcaJ_2 gene encoding UDP-glucose:undecaprenyl-phosphate glucose-1-phosphate transferase, with product MQRKTNWLLSLFTAFVDGLMIVAAFLAAYYLRRVTQYPRPLNEHPFTYYAGMLAIHTATTLVTFFFFRVYHFRHGSSRIDRSYTIVAAISFGSVAAIALTAFVYKNELDYPRAMVIYAWVLSILFVMVGRLLTGWLHSRFRRSNPTRVIVVGAGDVGRMIMQKITQSPQLGYQMVGFADDLPGRKDVSGFPVLGQTHQLRHLIEQHDVTEVIIGLPEASHEQVLDLISQAEQQKATVRVFPDVFQIIASEISIDDLNGLPLLTVRDVALRGWRMAVKRGMDLLVSGLTLVVISPMMMFIALLIKLDSPGPVFYAQERMGLDAKPFQVLKFRSMRADAEKDTGPVWAKKNDPRVTRLGNFIRRHSLDELPQFINVLVGDMSLVGPRPERPVFVEQFRQVVPRYMDRHREKAGLTGWAQVNGLRGDTSIIERTKYDLWYIENWSVWLDIKIIIKTAFGLFRDENAY from the coding sequence ATGCAACGCAAGACGAACTGGCTGCTGAGCCTCTTTACTGCATTTGTGGATGGCCTGATGATCGTGGCCGCGTTCCTCGCTGCCTACTATCTCCGGCGGGTGACCCAATACCCAAGGCCATTGAACGAGCATCCCTTCACCTACTATGCCGGCATGCTCGCCATTCACACGGCAACTACGCTGGTCACCTTCTTCTTTTTCCGCGTCTACCACTTCAGGCACGGCTCGTCGCGGATTGACCGCTCGTACACCATCGTCGCTGCCATCTCCTTCGGCTCTGTGGCGGCCATTGCCCTGACGGCCTTTGTCTACAAGAACGAGCTGGACTATCCCCGGGCCATGGTGATCTACGCCTGGGTGCTTTCGATCCTGTTCGTGATGGTGGGAAGGTTATTGACTGGCTGGCTGCATTCGCGCTTCCGTCGGAGCAACCCGACCCGGGTGATCGTCGTTGGGGCGGGAGATGTGGGACGAATGATCATGCAAAAGATCACCCAGTCCCCTCAGCTTGGCTACCAGATGGTCGGCTTTGCCGATGACCTCCCGGGGCGCAAGGACGTGAGTGGCTTTCCCGTGCTGGGGCAGACCCACCAATTGCGCCACCTCATTGAGCAGCACGATGTCACCGAGGTCATCATCGGCCTGCCTGAGGCCAGCCATGAGCAAGTGCTCGACCTGATTTCTCAGGCGGAACAACAGAAGGCCACCGTACGAGTATTCCCGGACGTGTTTCAGATCATCGCCTCCGAGATCAGCATCGATGACCTGAATGGCCTGCCTCTGCTGACCGTGCGCGATGTTGCCCTGCGCGGCTGGAGGATGGCCGTCAAGAGAGGGATGGACCTCCTCGTGAGCGGGCTCACGCTGGTCGTGATCTCGCCCATGATGATGTTCATTGCCCTCTTGATCAAGCTGGACAGCCCGGGGCCGGTATTCTACGCGCAGGAACGAATGGGACTGGACGCCAAGCCGTTCCAGGTACTCAAGTTCCGCTCCATGCGGGCCGATGCCGAAAAGGACACCGGCCCGGTGTGGGCCAAGAAGAACGATCCGCGCGTCACCCGACTGGGCAATTTCATCCGACGCCATTCGCTGGACGAGCTGCCGCAGTTCATCAATGTTTTGGTCGGCGATATGAGCCTGGTGGGTCCACGGCCAGAGCGGCCGGTTTTCGTGGAGCAATTCCGGCAGGTGGTTCCGCGCTACATGGACCGCCACAGAGAAAAGGCCGGCCTCACCGGGTGGGCGCAGGTCAATGGTCTGCGCGGTGACACATCGATCATCGAGCGAACCAAGTACGACCTGTGGTACATTGAGAACTGGTCCGTCTGGCTGGACATAAAGATCATCATCAAGACGGCCTTTGGCCTGTTCCGCGACGAGAACGCCTACTAG
- the hrcA gene encoding Heat-inducible transcription repressor HrcA translates to MEELTQRQQDTLGFVVREYIATAKAVGSDTICQSCGLGVSSATIRNELAALAELGYLSQPHTSAGRVPTAKGYRYFVERLMQQSELPVSEQTMIRHQFHQVSQDLDQWMRLAATVLAKISQSASVIAAPQSRQAHFRHVELISISEMTGLMILVLQDGSVHQQMMVYGGPVSQEQLSQVSNRLNARFANLGTAAAHSRAAEDVGGDDEALVGDVSRRMVDLMRGYESQSSREIYRDGLVHILRQPEFEEIGRARQVVQVLEQDSALEAIFGRVHLANGVQVIIGSEDKFDDIRDCSLVLSGYGFPGGVDGVVGVLGPMRMPYGRAVSAVRYVAGLMNDLLHHLYGE, encoded by the coding sequence GTGGAAGAGCTGACCCAGAGACAACAGGATACCCTGGGCTTTGTGGTGCGCGAGTACATCGCCACCGCCAAAGCTGTTGGTTCCGATACCATCTGCCAGTCCTGTGGACTGGGGGTTAGTTCGGCTACCATTCGCAACGAGCTGGCAGCGCTGGCTGAGCTGGGGTACTTGTCCCAGCCGCATACGTCCGCTGGCCGTGTGCCGACGGCCAAGGGCTATCGCTACTTTGTCGAACGGCTGATGCAGCAGTCCGAGCTGCCGGTGTCGGAACAGACCATGATCCGCCACCAGTTTCATCAGGTGAGCCAGGATCTCGATCAGTGGATGCGGCTGGCGGCTACGGTGCTGGCCAAGATCTCGCAAAGCGCATCGGTGATCGCTGCTCCGCAGTCGCGGCAGGCGCACTTTCGCCACGTTGAGCTCATCTCGATCAGCGAGATGACGGGGCTGATGATCCTGGTTCTTCAGGATGGGTCGGTGCACCAGCAGATGATGGTGTACGGCGGTCCGGTGTCTCAGGAGCAGTTGAGCCAGGTATCGAACCGGCTGAATGCTCGCTTTGCAAACCTGGGCACAGCCGCGGCGCACTCGAGAGCTGCGGAGGACGTCGGCGGAGACGATGAGGCCCTGGTCGGGGACGTCAGCCGCAGGATGGTCGACTTGATGCGCGGCTACGAGTCACAGAGCAGCCGAGAGATCTACCGCGACGGGCTGGTGCACATTCTGCGACAGCCCGAGTTCGAAGAAATCGGACGCGCCAGACAGGTCGTACAGGTGCTGGAGCAAGACAGCGCGCTGGAAGCGATCTTTGGCCGGGTGCACCTGGCTAACGGCGTGCAGGTAATCATTGGCAGCGAAGACAAGTTCGACGATATACGGGATTGCAGCCTGGTGCTCTCCGGTTATGGGTTTCCAGGTGGCGTCGACGGAGTGGTAGGAGTACTCGGACCGATGCGTATGCCCTACGGCCGGGCTGTCTCCGCAGTGCGCTATGTGGCCGGGCTGATGAATGATCTTTTGCATCACCTTTATGGCGAATAG
- the dnaK gene encoding Chaperone protein DnaK → MGKIIGIDLGTTFSVVAVMEGGEPVVIPTSEGERLCPSVVAVNPKSGERMVGWVARRQAVTNPENTVFSIKRLMGRKFNDPLVQKAMKRLPYKITEASNGDAWVSMGGKQYSPPEISAMILQKLKTDAEAYLGEKVTQAVITVPAYFNDSQRQATKDAGRIAGLEVLRIINEPTASSLAYGLDKKKDEQIAVYDLGGGTFDISILSIGDGVFEVNSTNGDTFLGGDDFDLRVIDWIADEFKRENGVDLRQDRMALQRLKEAAEKAKKELSTVMQTEINLPFITADQSGPKHLVMTLTRAKLEQLVGDLVERTTEPVGQALKDAKLNPSDVDEVVLVGGQTRMPLVQEVVRKFFGKEPNKSVNPDEVVSIGAAIQAAVLGGEVKDVLLLDVTPLTLGIETLGAVATPIIERNTTIPTKKSQIFSTAADGQTSVEIHVVQGERPMAADNKTLGRFILDGIPPAPRGIPQVEVAFDIDADGILHVSAKDKATGREQKITITASSGLAKDEVDRMVRDAERFANDDRQRKEEVEVRNNADSLAYQAEKTLRDLGDKVPADVKNEVEGKVAAVRSALQGKDTQRMRSTAQELSESLQRIGSAMYQQPGPEQQQPGNGGGEQKPPEDGTVEGEFREV, encoded by the coding sequence ATGGGTAAGATAATCGGAATTGATCTTGGTACTACGTTCTCGGTGGTAGCGGTTATGGAAGGCGGCGAGCCAGTCGTCATCCCAACTTCTGAGGGTGAGCGGCTCTGTCCGTCGGTGGTCGCGGTCAACCCCAAGTCCGGCGAACGTATGGTCGGGTGGGTAGCGCGGCGCCAGGCCGTGACCAATCCGGAGAATACCGTTTTCTCGATCAAGCGTCTGATGGGACGCAAGTTCAATGATCCGCTGGTGCAGAAGGCGATGAAGCGTCTGCCCTACAAGATCACCGAGGCCAGCAACGGCGATGCCTGGGTGTCGATGGGCGGCAAGCAATACTCGCCGCCAGAGATCTCGGCCATGATCCTGCAAAAGCTCAAGACCGATGCCGAGGCCTATCTTGGCGAAAAGGTCACGCAGGCAGTGATCACCGTTCCGGCCTACTTTAACGACTCGCAGCGCCAGGCTACAAAAGACGCCGGCCGCATCGCTGGCCTGGAAGTCCTGCGCATCATCAACGAGCCGACGGCCTCGTCTCTGGCCTACGGCCTTGACAAGAAGAAGGACGAGCAGATCGCCGTCTATGACCTGGGCGGTGGAACGTTCGATATCTCGATCCTCAGCATCGGCGATGGCGTATTCGAGGTCAATTCGACCAACGGAGACACCTTCCTTGGCGGTGATGACTTTGACTTGCGGGTCATTGACTGGATCGCCGACGAGTTCAAGCGCGAGAATGGCGTTGACCTGCGGCAGGATCGTATGGCCCTGCAGCGACTGAAGGAAGCAGCCGAAAAGGCGAAGAAGGAGCTTTCCACGGTGATGCAGACCGAGATCAACCTGCCCTTTATCACGGCTGATCAGTCTGGCCCGAAGCACCTGGTAATGACCCTGACCAGAGCCAAGCTGGAGCAGTTGGTGGGCGATCTGGTTGAACGCACTACTGAGCCGGTGGGGCAGGCCCTGAAGGACGCCAAGCTCAACCCGTCTGACGTAGATGAGGTCGTGCTGGTCGGCGGCCAGACGCGTATGCCGCTGGTGCAAGAGGTCGTACGCAAGTTCTTTGGCAAAGAGCCCAACAAGAGCGTGAATCCTGACGAGGTAGTGAGCATTGGCGCGGCCATCCAGGCCGCAGTGCTGGGCGGCGAAGTCAAGGATGTGCTCCTGCTCGACGTGACGCCTCTGACCCTGGGCATCGAAACCCTGGGCGCCGTGGCCACGCCGATCATCGAGCGCAATACGACTATCCCGACCAAGAAGAGCCAGATCTTTTCTACGGCGGCTGATGGGCAAACGAGCGTGGAGATCCACGTGGTCCAGGGCGAGCGTCCTATGGCAGCAGACAACAAGACCCTGGGGCGTTTCATCCTGGATGGTATCCCGCCTGCTCCGCGAGGCATCCCGCAGGTCGAGGTTGCCTTTGACATCGATGCCGATGGCATCCTGCACGTGAGTGCCAAGGACAAGGCTACCGGACGCGAGCAGAAGATCACCATCACCGCGTCGAGTGGCCTGGCCAAGGACGAAGTTGACCGGATGGTTCGCGATGCCGAGCGCTTTGCCAATGACGACCGCCAGCGCAAGGAAGAGGTAGAGGTACGCAACAACGCCGACTCACTGGCGTACCAGGCAGAAAAGACGCTGCGTGACCTTGGCGACAAGGTCCCCGCTGACGTCAAGAATGAGGTCGAGGGCAAAGTCGCTGCGGTTCGCTCTGCCTTGCAGGGCAAGGACACGCAGAGAATGCGCAGCACGGCGCAGGAACTGAGCGAGTCGCTGCAGCGCATCGGCTCGGCGATGTACCAGCAGCCCGGGCCGGAGCAGCAGCAACCGGGTAACGGTGGAGGCGAGCAAAAGCCGCCCGAAGACGGAACGGTAGAGGGCGAGTTCCGCGAGGTCTAG